In the genome of Populus nigra chromosome 9, ddPopNigr1.1, whole genome shotgun sequence, one region contains:
- the LOC133702708 gene encoding dynamin-related protein 5A, translating into MATTNAHLTTPTKTPSKNSSSLSRKHQNNPSNSRFEAYNRLQAAAVAFGEKLPIPEIVALGGQSDGKSSLLEALLGFRFNIREVEMGTRRPLILQMVHDPSALEPRCRFQEEDSDEYGSSVVSSTTIADIIKSRTELLLKRTKTAVSSKPIVMRAEYAHCPNLTIIDTPGFVLKARKGEPENTPDEILSMVKSLASPPHRILLFLQQSSVEWCSSLWLDAIKDIDPNFRRTVIVVSKFDNRLKEFSDRWEVDRYLSASGYLGENTRPFFVALPKDKNTITNDEFRRQISQVDSEILHHLRDGVKGGFDEEKFRPYIGFSSLRDYLESELQKRYKEAAPATLALLEQRCCEVNAELDRMDSKILATSDVAYLRRSAMLHAASISNHVGALIDGAADPAPEQWGKTTVEEQAESGIGIWPGVTVDIKPPNATLRLYGGAAFERVMHEFRCAAYSIECPPVSREKVANILLAHAGRGGGRGVTEAAAEIARAASRSWLAPLLDTACDRLAFVLGNLFDLALERNHIRDSEYGKKNGNMDGYVGFHAALRHAYSRFIKDLAKQCKQLVRHHLDSVTSPYSQVCYENDFQGGFGLSTTSCFKFNQVSAGPFYLELSDCGAPSRDETTRDQENIPPEKIVQQTTPGKVAEAREALKESQMTVPETPSPDQPCDVVYAGVRKENVNCNEIGPRKRISRMIGHTKNSENLRVQNGGSLLFGNGDSGSRSGSAYLEICSSAAQHFARIREVLVERSVTSTLNSGFLTPCRDRLVVALGLDLFAVNDEKFMDMFVAPGAIDVLQNERQSLQKRQMILQSCLNEFKSLARSL; encoded by the exons ATGGCAACAACAAACGCGCACTTAACCACACCTACAAAAACTCCATCAAAGAATTCGTCTTCCCTTTCAAGAAAACACCAAAATAACCCCTCTAACTCTCGATTCGAAGCGTATAATCGTTTGCAAGCAGCAGCAGTTGCTTTCGGCGAGAAACTACCCATCCCTGAAATTGTAGCACTCGGTGGTCAATCTGATGGCAAAAGCTCGCTTCTTGAAGCACTTCTTGGATTCAGATTCAATATCCGTGAAGTCGAAATGGGTACTCGCAGACCCCTCATTCTTCAGATGGTTCATGACCCTTCCGCTCTTGAACCCCGTTGTCGATTTCAG GAAGAGGATTCTGACGAATATGGAAGCTCTGTTGTGTCTTCAACGACAATTGCGGACATTATAAAATCCCGTACAGAGTTGCTTTTGAAAAGGACTAAAACTGCAGTTTCTTCTAAGCCAATTGTGATGAGAGCTGAATATGCACATTGTCCTAATCTCACCATCATTGATACCCCTGGCTTTGTCCTTAAG gCAAGGAAAGGAGAACCAGAGAACACGCCTGATGAAATTCTTTCAATGGTGAAGTCATTGGCCAGTCCTCCCCATCGTATTCTTTTGTTCCTTCAACAGAGTAGTGTGGAATGGTGTTCATCCTTATGGTTGGATGCAATTAAGGACATTGATCCAAACTTCAGAAGGACAGTAATCGTTGTTTCAAAATTTGACAATAGGCTCAAG GAGTTTAGTGACCGTTGGGAAGTGGATCGTTATCTAAGTGCAAGTGGTTACCTAGGGGAGAACACTCGTCCTTTCTTTGTGGCTCTGCCAAAGGATAAAAACACCATAACAAATGATGAGTTCCGCAGGCAAATATCTCAAGTGGATTCAGAAATTCTACATCATTTACGTGATGGGGTCAAGGGAGGATTTGATGAAGAGAAGTTTCGGCCCTATATTGGTTTCAGCAGTCTGAGGGACTATTTGGAGTCTGAACTTCAAAAGAGATACAAAGAAGCTGCTCCAGCAACCCTAGCTCTCCTTGAGCAACGCTGTTGTGAAGTTAATGCTGAGCTGGATAGAATGGACTCGAAAATATTGGCTACTTCTGATGTTGCTTATCTGCGGAGATCTGCAATGTTGCATGCAGCTTCTATTAGCAATCATGTG GGAGCTTTGATTGATGGAGCAGCCGATCCTGCCCCCGAGCAGTGGGGGAAAACAACAGTAGAGGAGCAGGCAGAGAGTGGTATTGGGATTTGGCCAGGTGTTACTGTAGATATAAAACCTCCCAATGCTACTCTTAGACTGTATGGAGGAGCTGCTTTTGAAAGAGTAATGCATGAGTTCCGGTGTGCTGCATATTCCATTGAATGTCCTCCAGTATCTAGGGAGAag GTGGCAAATATATTACTCGCCCATGCTGGTCGTGGCGGGGGTAGAGGTGTGACAGAAGCTGCTGCTGAGATCGCCCGCGCTGCTTCCCGGTCTTGGCTTGCTCCTCTACTTGACACAGCCTGTGATCGGCTTGCCTTTGTTCTTGGGAATCTCTTTGACCTTGCTTTAGAAAGAAATCACATCCGCGACTCAGAAT ATGGTAAGAAAAATGGAAATATGGACGGGTATGTTGGGTTTCATGCTGCATTAAGGCATGCTTATAGTAGGTTCATAAAGGATCTTGCCAAACAGTGCAAACAATTAGTTCGGCATCACCTCGATTCAGTTACAAGCCCATATTCTCAGGTCTGTTATGAGAATGACTTTCAAGGAGGCTTTGGTTTGAGCACAACATCTTGTTTTAAGTTCAATCAAGTTTCTGCTGGTCCATTTTACCTTGAGTTATCAGATTGTGGGGCACCATCACGTGATGAAACTACGAGAGACCAGGAGAATATACCTCCGGAAAAAATTGTACAGCAAACTACTCCAGGAAAAGTTGCAGAAGCTAGAGAAGCTCTTAAAGAGAGCCAAATGACTGTGCCTGAGACCCCATCTCCAGACCAGCCATGTGATGTGGTATACGCTGGTGTAAGGAAGGAGAATGTGAACTGCAATGAAATTGGACCAAGAAAGAGAATTTCAAGAATGATCGGTCATACCAAGAACTCTGAAAATTTAAGAGTTCAAAACGGTGGCAGTCTTTTATTTGGAAATGGTGATAGTGGTTCGAGATCAGGGTCAGCATACTTGGAAATCTGCTCATCTGCTGCACAGCATTTTGCGCGGATACGTGAGGTTCTTGTGGAACGAAGCGTGACATCAACTTTGAACTCTGGATTCCTAACTCCATG